One window from the genome of Deinococcus sp. NW-56 encodes:
- a CDS encoding type Z 30S ribosomal protein S14: MANTSKVVKAQRGSKFAVQNYNRCSRCGRARGYYRFFGMCRICIRELAHRGELPGVKKASW, from the coding sequence ATGGCGAACACCTCTAAAGTCGTGAAGGCGCAGCGTGGCAGCAAGTTTGCCGTGCAGAACTACAACCGGTGCAGCCGCTGTGGCCGCGCCCGTGGCTACTACCGGTTCTTCGGAATGTGCCGCATCTGCATCCGCGAACTGGCGCACCGTGGGGAACTCCCCGGCGTCAAAAAGGCGAGCTGGTAA
- the rplE gene encoding 50S ribosomal protein L5, which translates to MQTLKTKYNEQVRPALMGQFGYSSVMAVPRIEKIVINEGLGSSKEDSKAIDKAARELALITLQKPIITKAKKSISNFKLRQGMPVGIKVTLRGERMYVFLEKLINIGLPRIRDFRGINPNAFDGRGNYNLGIKEQLIFPEITYDMVDKVRGMDITIVTTAKTDEEARALLQAMGLPFRK; encoded by the coding sequence ATGCAGACCCTGAAGACCAAGTACAACGAGCAGGTGCGCCCCGCGCTGATGGGCCAGTTCGGCTACTCCAGCGTGATGGCCGTGCCGCGCATCGAGAAGATCGTGATCAACGAGGGCCTGGGGTCCTCGAAGGAAGACTCCAAGGCCATCGACAAGGCGGCCCGTGAGCTGGCGCTGATCACCCTGCAAAAGCCTATCATCACCAAGGCGAAAAAGAGCATCTCCAACTTCAAGCTCCGCCAGGGCATGCCAGTCGGCATCAAGGTCACGCTGCGCGGCGAGCGCATGTACGTGTTCTTGGAAAAGCTGATCAACATCGGCCTGCCCCGTATCCGTGACTTCCGCGGGATCAACCCCAACGCCTTTGACGGCCGTGGCAACTACAACCTCGGTATCAAGGAGCAACTGATCTTCCCGGAAATTACCTATGATATGGTCGACAAGGTGCGCGGGATGGACATCACCATCGTGACCACCGCGAAGACCGACGAGGAAGCCCGGGCGCTCCTGCAGGCCATGGGCCTCCCCTTCCGGAAATAA
- the rplX gene encoding 50S ribosomal protein L24, whose amino-acid sequence MPRPSAGSHHSDKLHVKKGDTVVVLSGKHRGATGKVLLALPREAKVVVEGVNLVTKHVKPSATNPTGGIEQREGALHASKVALVDPETGKATRIRKQIVDGKKVRVAVASGKVID is encoded by the coding sequence ATGCCCCGCCCCAGCGCCGGAAGCCACCACAGCGACAAGCTGCACGTGAAGAAGGGCGACACCGTCGTCGTGCTCAGCGGCAAGCACCGCGGCGCGACCGGCAAGGTGCTGCTCGCCCTGCCCCGCGAGGCCAAGGTCGTCGTCGAGGGCGTCAACCTCGTGACCAAGCACGTCAAGCCCTCGGCCACCAACCCCACGGGCGGCATCGAGCAGCGTGAAGGTGCCCTGCATGCCAGCAAGGTCGCGCTGGTTGACCCCGAGACCGGCAAGGCCACCCGCATCCGCAAGCAGATCGTGGACGGCAAGAAGGTTCGGGTCGCGGTCGCGAGCGGCAAGGTCATCGACTGA
- the rplN gene encoding 50S ribosomal protein L14 — protein sequence MIMPQSRLDVADNSGARELMCIRVLNSGIGGKGLTTGGGGNKRYAHVGDIIVASVKDAAPRGTVKSGDVVKAVVVRTSHAIKRADGSTIRFDKNAAVIINNQGEPRGTRVFGPVARELRDRRFMKIVSLAPEVL from the coding sequence ATGATCATGCCCCAGTCCCGCCTCGACGTGGCGGACAACAGCGGCGCGCGCGAACTGATGTGCATTCGCGTGCTCAACAGCGGCATCGGCGGCAAGGGCCTGACCACGGGCGGCGGCGGCAACAAGCGCTACGCCCACGTCGGCGACATCATCGTGGCGTCGGTCAAGGACGCGGCCCCGCGCGGCACCGTCAAGTCCGGTGACGTGGTGAAGGCTGTGGTCGTGCGCACCAGCCACGCGATCAAGCGTGCCGACGGCAGCACCATCCGCTTCGACAAGAACGCGGCCGTCATCATCAACAACCAGGGCGAGCCCCGCGGCACCCGCGTCTTCGGGCCGGTTGCCCGCGAACTGCGCGACCGCCGCTTCATGAAGATCGTGTCCCTGGCCCCGGAGGTGCTGTGA
- the rpsQ gene encoding 30S ribosomal protein S17: MKKTFTGVVVSDKADKTVSVKVERRFMHPLYGKIVTRSKKYAAHDETNEYRIGDRVEILAVRPISKTKTWKVTRLIERPRGIETTAVETEGGNA, translated from the coding sequence ATGAAAAAGACCTTTACGGGCGTCGTGGTGAGCGACAAGGCCGACAAGACGGTGAGCGTCAAGGTCGAGCGCCGCTTCATGCACCCGCTGTACGGCAAGATCGTGACGCGCTCCAAGAAGTACGCCGCGCACGACGAGACCAACGAGTACCGGATTGGGGACCGCGTCGAGATTCTCGCTGTGCGCCCCATCAGCAAGACCAAGACCTGGAAGGTCACCCGCCTGATCGAGCGCCCGCGCGGCATCGAGACCACGGCGGTCGAGACGGAAGGCGGTAACGCATGA
- the rpmC gene encoding 50S ribosomal protein L29, whose translation MKPSEMRNLSDADFAREIDARKKELMELRFQAAMGQLAQPHRVRQLRREVAQLNTVRGEQSRAERVAQAQSAAGDTQ comes from the coding sequence ATGAAGCCCAGTGAGATGCGCAACCTCTCGGACGCCGATTTCGCCCGCGAGATTGACGCCCGCAAGAAGGAACTGATGGAGCTGCGTTTCCAGGCGGCGATGGGCCAACTGGCCCAGCCGCACCGCGTGCGCCAGCTCCGGCGCGAAGTGGCGCAGCTCAACACTGTGCGCGGTGAGCAGAGCCGCGCCGAGCGCGTGGCCCAGGCCCAGAGCGCCGCAGGAGACACCCAATGA
- the rplP gene encoding 50S ribosomal protein L16, translating into MLLPKRTKYRKQFRGRMTGDTKGGDYVAFGDYGLIALEPAWIRSNQIEACRIVMSRHFRRGGKIYIRIFPDKPVTKKPAETRMGKGKGAVEYWVSVVKPGRVMFEVSGVTEEQAKEAFRLAGHKLPIQTKMVKREVYDEAQ; encoded by the coding sequence ATGCTTCTTCCGAAGCGCACCAAGTACCGCAAGCAGTTCCGTGGCCGCATGACCGGCGACACCAAGGGCGGCGACTACGTCGCGTTCGGTGACTACGGCCTGATCGCCCTGGAACCCGCCTGGATTCGGTCGAACCAGATCGAGGCGTGCCGCATCGTGATGAGCCGTCACTTCCGCCGCGGCGGCAAGATCTACATCCGCATCTTCCCCGACAAGCCCGTCACCAAGAAGCCCGCCGAAACCCGAATGGGGAAGGGCAAGGGTGCGGTGGAGTACTGGGTCAGCGTGGTCAAGCCCGGCCGCGTGATGTTCGAGGTGTCTGGCGTGACCGAAGAGCAGGCCAAGGAAGCCTTCCGCCTGGCCGGTCACAAGCTGCCCATCCAGACCAAGATGGTCAAGCGCGAGGTCTACGATGAAGCCCAGTGA